The following coding sequences are from one Achromobacter sp. B7 window:
- a CDS encoding DUF4153 domain-containing protein, with the protein MNNPSLKKTVGARLDAADITVLIHGAIAALLGAGMQQLMAHRAWPWGHPFALYFLLQWLALMPLAAALLSGMKSRRRWLTALGIFGVLLPLVTAYGMTAAFGSMPDERGGWAGRGETAMALLLAGMVGFVLLALVQALDVHRPRWNYPAIFRAAWRNTVHLGLSLGLALCVFMLMAAAGAMFDMIGIRIVRSLVEDATFRFAVWPMVLAACLVGLRRRPALTNILQRAWLTLNAWLLPLVTVVGLAFTVALAARLALGLQAVQLSAGALIAFLLVWIKLINAAWQDGPQADPFGPRLRRLLRWAMVCLLPLAAVALTGAVIRVEQYGWTVLRAWGVGAAAILVLYGVGYAWAAIRGKHHHAALAATNLVAALATVALLLALATPLANPLRLSAESQFQRLVDGRKDPEDFSFHAMGRDYGVWGHDALRRLADGAANARDPRIAEAAKETLQGGYFRWDAPLDPARDQAPDLAVTLAVTPAGRDVPVAWWRTLRREHPALARACVPGAQAQAQARAEASAAAASGAEASGADASGAAASTAEAPPVSRCRVIFADLTGDGADELVLYVAPQSDTDYPGPDRFSAFTLDAADQWRYLGDLHAASFEQPMEDVTGVDDVAQALKQGLVRTRPRADRDLLIGDQLLRLR; encoded by the coding sequence ATGAACAATCCGTCCCTGAAAAAGACCGTCGGCGCCCGCCTGGACGCGGCGGATATTACCGTGCTGATCCATGGCGCCATCGCCGCGCTGCTGGGCGCGGGCATGCAGCAGTTAATGGCCCATCGGGCCTGGCCCTGGGGCCACCCCTTCGCCTTGTATTTCCTGCTGCAATGGCTGGCGCTGATGCCGCTTGCCGCAGCGTTGCTGTCGGGAATGAAAAGCCGTCGACGGTGGCTGACGGCGCTGGGCATCTTCGGCGTGTTGCTGCCGCTGGTCACTGCTTACGGCATGACCGCTGCCTTTGGATCCATGCCTGATGAACGAGGCGGCTGGGCGGGCCGTGGCGAGACGGCAATGGCGCTGTTGTTGGCGGGCATGGTCGGCTTTGTGCTGCTGGCCTTGGTGCAGGCGCTGGACGTTCACAGGCCTCGCTGGAACTACCCCGCCATTTTCCGCGCTGCATGGCGCAACACGGTCCACCTGGGCTTGAGCCTTGGCCTGGCGCTTTGCGTTTTCATGCTGATGGCGGCGGCCGGGGCGATGTTCGACATGATCGGAATCCGCATCGTGCGCAGTCTGGTCGAGGACGCGACGTTCCGCTTTGCCGTGTGGCCGATGGTCCTGGCCGCCTGCCTGGTCGGCCTGCGCCGCCGGCCGGCGCTGACGAACATCCTGCAACGCGCCTGGCTGACGCTCAATGCGTGGCTGCTGCCGCTGGTGACGGTAGTGGGCCTGGCCTTTACCGTTGCGCTGGCGGCAAGGCTGGCGCTGGGGCTTCAGGCCGTGCAATTATCCGCCGGCGCGCTGATCGCCTTTTTACTGGTCTGGATCAAGCTGATCAACGCGGCCTGGCAAGACGGTCCGCAAGCAGACCCGTTTGGGCCTCGGCTGCGCCGGCTGTTGCGCTGGGCGATGGTGTGTCTGTTGCCGTTGGCGGCCGTCGCCCTGACCGGCGCGGTAATTCGCGTCGAGCAATACGGCTGGACGGTGCTGCGCGCCTGGGGCGTGGGTGCCGCTGCGATCCTGGTGCTGTACGGGGTCGGGTATGCGTGGGCGGCGATACGTGGCAAACACCATCATGCGGCGCTTGCAGCCACCAATCTGGTCGCGGCATTGGCCACGGTGGCGCTGCTGCTGGCGCTTGCCACGCCGCTGGCCAACCCGCTGCGCCTGAGCGCCGAAAGCCAGTTTCAGCGGCTGGTGGACGGGCGCAAGGATCCGGAGGATTTCAGCTTTCATGCCATGGGCAGAGACTACGGCGTGTGGGGGCACGATGCCTTGCGCCGGCTGGCGGACGGCGCTGCCAATGCGCGCGACCCTCGTATTGCCGAAGCCGCCAAAGAGACGCTGCAAGGCGGATATTTCCGCTGGGACGCGCCCTTGGATCCCGCGCGGGATCAAGCCCCCGACCTTGCTGTAACGCTGGCCGTGACACCGGCCGGGCGCGACGTCCCGGTGGCGTGGTGGCGCACTCTGCGACGCGAACATCCCGCGTTGGCACGCGCGTGCGTGCCTGGTGCCCAGGCGCAGGCCCAGGCCCGTGCCGAAGCCTCGGCCGCCGCTGCGTCGGGCGCCGAAGCGTCGGGCGCCGATGCGTCGGGCGCCGCTGCGTCTACTGCCGAGGCACCGCCTGTGTCGCGCTGCCGTGTCATCTTCGCCGACCTGACGGGTGACGGCGCGGACGAACTGGTTTTGTACGTGGCGCCGCAATCCGACACAGACTACCCGGGGCCGGACCGCTTCAGCGCGTTTACGCTGGATGCGGCCGACCAATGGCGTTATCTAGGCGACCTGCACGCCGCCAGCTTTGAACAGCCCATGGAAGACGTCACCGGCGTGGACGATGTGGCGCAGGCGTTAAAGCAGGGGCTGGTGCGCACCCGCCCCCGAGCCGATCGCGACCTGCTCATTGGCGACCAGTTGCTACGTCTGCGTTGA
- a CDS encoding sensor domain-containing diguanylate cyclase: MADGESLPGVRTRPQHRYSMRTGLLTLVFACILPALVVASVAVYESYVVQKDRILRDTIFLARNLAAILDRELTGVQAGLQMLATSPDLLSGDLASFHQRARDSLRFQIVDSYVLTDHDGRQLINTLAPFGAPLPLSGAPDDLRRVFATRAPVLTSLFIGGVSKKPTIAMGVPVVRADNVIYSLNVGLSPDRIGHALARRALPEGWVAAVLDGSGTIIARTRDGAKFVGQKAVPALAQAVQQEGEGAFESITKEGTPVYTAFSRSMLSDWTVVAGAPMSLVTTDLYRSIAWIALGTLFAFGLGLWLALRLASRLTSAVQGLVGPALALGEGRTVELAGTSVKEAEEVGTALLQASRMLAHAQHLAHYDPLTGLCNRVLFGELVLRELAVAQRSGESFAILAIDLDGFKAVNDLHGHAAGDTVLKEAADRMARAIRVSDVAARLGGDEFAVLLLGVGQEQAQSVAEALVDSLSLPYPGISVGVSASVGIAVYPDSGITMLQLLERADVALYKAKGEGKRRVAWDR; encoded by the coding sequence ATGGCTGATGGCGAAAGCCTGCCTGGCGTGCGGACGCGCCCTCAACACCGGTATTCAATGCGCACCGGTCTGCTGACACTCGTCTTTGCCTGTATTTTGCCGGCCCTGGTCGTGGCGTCGGTGGCGGTGTACGAAAGTTACGTCGTCCAAAAAGACCGGATCCTGCGAGACACGATTTTCCTGGCTCGCAACCTTGCCGCCATCCTTGATCGCGAGCTGACCGGCGTTCAAGCCGGCTTGCAGATGCTGGCCACCTCGCCAGACCTGCTTAGCGGCGACCTTGCCAGTTTTCATCAGCGCGCGCGGGATTCGTTGCGTTTTCAGATCGTGGACAGTTATGTCCTGACCGACCACGACGGGCGCCAGCTGATCAATACCCTGGCGCCCTTTGGCGCGCCATTGCCTCTGAGCGGTGCGCCCGATGACCTGCGACGGGTATTCGCTACGCGGGCGCCGGTGCTGACCAGCCTGTTCATCGGCGGCGTCAGCAAGAAGCCGACGATTGCGATGGGTGTACCGGTGGTGCGGGCCGACAATGTGATTTACAGCCTGAACGTGGGCTTGTCCCCCGACCGTATCGGCCACGCGCTGGCCCGGCGCGCCTTGCCCGAAGGCTGGGTGGCCGCGGTGCTGGATGGCTCGGGAACAATCATCGCTCGCACTCGCGACGGCGCGAAGTTCGTCGGCCAGAAGGCCGTGCCCGCGCTGGCGCAGGCCGTGCAGCAGGAAGGCGAAGGGGCGTTCGAATCCATCACCAAGGAAGGCACGCCGGTCTACACGGCGTTCAGCCGTTCGATGTTGTCGGACTGGACGGTTGTGGCGGGTGCGCCCATGAGTCTGGTCACCACGGATCTGTACCGGTCGATTGCCTGGATTGCCCTGGGCACCTTGTTCGCGTTCGGCCTGGGGCTGTGGCTGGCGTTGCGTCTTGCCAGCCGCTTGACGTCTGCGGTGCAGGGGTTGGTCGGGCCGGCGTTGGCGTTGGGGGAGGGGCGCACCGTCGAGCTGGCGGGCACAAGCGTCAAAGAGGCAGAGGAAGTCGGCACGGCGTTGTTGCAGGCGTCCCGCATGCTGGCGCACGCGCAGCACCTGGCACACTACGACCCGTTGACGGGCCTGTGCAACCGGGTGCTGTTCGGTGAGCTCGTGCTGCGCGAATTAGCCGTGGCGCAGCGCAGCGGCGAATCCTTCGCCATCCTGGCCATCGACCTTGACGGCTTCAAGGCGGTCAACGACCTGCACGGCCATGCCGCTGGCGACACCGTGCTGAAAGAGGCCGCGGACCGCATGGCGCGCGCGATCCGCGTGTCCGATGTGGCAGCCCGGCTGGGCGGCGACGAATTCGCGGTGCTGCTGCTGGGAGTGGGCCAGGAACAGGCACAGTCCGTGGCCGAGGCGCTGGTCGATAGCTTGTCTTTGCCCTATCCGGGCATCAGCGTGGGCGTGTCGGCCAGCGTGGGTATTGCCGTCTATCCCGACTCCGGTATTACGATGTTGCAGCTGCTTGAGCGCGCCGATGTGGCGCTCTACAAGGCCAAAGGCGAAGGCAAGCGGCGGGTGGCGTGGGATCGCTAG
- the yddG gene encoding aromatic amino acid DMT transporter YddG, which produces MRFSPGRNTATFFGLLAILLWGTVVGLIRGVSENFGAVGGAALIYTVGSAFLVCLLGFPTLRSFPRRYLWVGSMLFVAYEICLSLSLGFALDRAQAIELGIVNYLWPCLTVLFAIAMNGQRANAWVVPGILLSVCGIVWVVGGSSLSWERTLANISSNPLSYGLALGGAIIWAVYCNVTKRYADGKNGVTLFFMLTAAALWAKYGFSAEPPLAFTVPATLELVITGGAMAAGYALWNVGILNGNLTLLATASYFTPVLSTFFAAVWLSTRLTASFWQGVAMVTAGSLLCWAATKSKAARGV; this is translated from the coding sequence ATGCGATTCTCTCCCGGCCGGAATACGGCCACATTTTTCGGTCTGCTGGCGATCTTGCTTTGGGGCACGGTCGTCGGCCTGATTCGCGGCGTCAGTGAGAATTTCGGCGCCGTCGGGGGCGCCGCGCTTATTTATACGGTAGGTTCAGCCTTCCTTGTGTGTCTGCTTGGGTTTCCGACGTTACGGAGTTTTCCGAGGCGTTATCTCTGGGTGGGCAGCATGCTGTTCGTTGCGTATGAGATCTGCCTGTCGCTATCCCTGGGGTTTGCGCTGGACCGCGCCCAAGCTATCGAGCTGGGCATCGTCAATTATCTTTGGCCTTGCCTGACTGTGCTGTTCGCCATTGCCATGAACGGGCAGCGCGCCAATGCCTGGGTGGTGCCCGGCATATTGCTGTCGGTATGCGGCATCGTGTGGGTCGTGGGCGGATCAAGCCTGTCTTGGGAACGCACACTGGCAAACATTTCCAGCAACCCCCTGAGTTATGGATTGGCATTGGGCGGCGCCATTATCTGGGCCGTGTATTGCAACGTGACCAAACGATATGCCGACGGTAAAAACGGCGTGACCTTGTTTTTCATGCTGACGGCGGCAGCCTTGTGGGCCAAGTACGGATTCAGCGCCGAACCGCCGTTGGCGTTTACCGTGCCCGCCACGCTTGAACTCGTTATTACCGGCGGTGCAATGGCTGCCGGTTACGCGCTGTGGAACGTGGGCATACTGAACGGCAACTTGACCTTGTTGGCGACGGCGTCCTATTTCACTCCGGTGCTGTCCACCTTTTTCGCAGCCGTATGGCTGTCTACCCGCTTGACCGCGTCATTCTGGCAAGGAGTGGCGATGGTCACAGCGGGCTCTTTGTTGTGTTGGGCAGCAACGAAAAGCAAAGCCGCTCGGGGCGTGTAG
- the egtB gene encoding ergothioneine biosynthesis protein EgtB gives MEPACLLTHPATGPYASGQAGQHDRYDAVRSTSTALAAPLSPEDCQVQSMPDCSPVKWHLAHTTWFFETFLLTHFHPAYSVFHPQYRMLFNSYYNAIGAKHPRPQRGLLSRPALSEVQQYRQHVDAAMHDLISRLGGNDPAFDALLELGLNHEQQHQELILTDLKHMLSFNPLKPAYVAPGSPALPPATPAGWTRYGGGITRIGHDGRGFGFDNEGPAHEVLLGPYYLADRLVTQHEFLEFIRDGGYKRPELWLSAGWDRVCAEGWRAPLYWQGQRDDWQVFTLRGLREVELQAPVTHVSYYEADAYARWARVRLPREAEWEHAARQQTDPVFPGRANMLENGHLDPRPAPARNASGGPVQLFGDAWEWTASSYDAYPGYKPDAGAVGEYNGKFMCNQYVLRGGSCVTPRDHVRASYRNFFPPEARWQFSGIRLARDA, from the coding sequence ATGGAACCTGCCTGCCTGCTGACTCACCCCGCCACCGGACCCTACGCAAGCGGGCAGGCCGGCCAGCATGACCGCTACGACGCGGTGCGGTCCACCAGCACCGCGCTTGCAGCGCCGCTCAGTCCTGAAGATTGCCAGGTGCAGTCCATGCCGGACTGTAGCCCCGTCAAGTGGCACCTGGCGCACACCACCTGGTTTTTCGAAACCTTCCTGCTGACGCATTTCCACCCGGCCTACAGCGTGTTCCACCCGCAGTACCGGATGCTGTTCAATTCCTACTACAACGCCATCGGCGCCAAACATCCGCGACCGCAGCGGGGGCTGTTGTCGCGCCCTGCCCTGTCCGAGGTCCAGCAATATCGGCAGCATGTCGACGCGGCCATGCACGACCTGATTTCGCGGCTGGGCGGCAATGATCCTGCGTTTGATGCCCTGCTTGAACTGGGCTTGAACCATGAACAGCAACATCAGGAATTGATCCTGACCGACCTCAAGCACATGCTGTCCTTCAATCCCCTTAAGCCCGCGTACGTGGCGCCGGGCTCGCCCGCACTGCCACCGGCCACGCCGGCCGGGTGGACGCGCTATGGCGGCGGCATTACGCGCATTGGCCACGACGGCCGAGGTTTTGGTTTTGACAATGAAGGCCCGGCGCATGAGGTGCTGCTGGGGCCTTACTACCTGGCCGACCGCCTGGTCACCCAACACGAGTTCCTGGAATTCATCCGCGACGGCGGCTACAAGCGGCCCGAACTGTGGCTGTCGGCAGGTTGGGACCGCGTGTGCGCCGAGGGCTGGCGCGCGCCGCTTTATTGGCAAGGCCAACGCGACGACTGGCAGGTCTTCACGCTACGCGGCCTGCGGGAAGTGGAATTGCAGGCGCCCGTCACGCACGTCAGCTACTACGAAGCCGATGCCTATGCGCGCTGGGCCCGGGTGCGCTTGCCGCGCGAAGCGGAGTGGGAACACGCCGCGCGCCAGCAGACCGACCCCGTGTTTCCCGGCCGCGCCAACATGCTGGAAAACGGCCACCTGGACCCGCGTCCCGCGCCCGCGCGCAACGCGTCCGGCGGACCGGTCCAGCTATTTGGCGACGCCTGGGAATGGACGGCAAGTTCGTACGACGCCTATCCCGGCTACAAGCCCGACGCAGGCGCGGTGGGCGAATACAACGGCAAGTTCATGTGCAACCAATACGTGTTGCGCGGCGGCTCATGCGTGACGCCGCGCGACCATGTCCGGGCCAGCTACCGCAACTTTTTCCCACCGGAAGCGCGCTGGCAGTTTTCGGGTATTCGGCTGGCCAGGGATGCGTGA
- the egtD gene encoding L-histidine N(alpha)-methyltransferase produces MVSPSAMLAPAAPSFVAHEAQAPRPEQAELRDGLLDDPAHIDPKFLYDALGSSLFTAITQLPEYYPTRCEAEIFQNHAHDIARHIGPVQSMIDLGAGDCVKAERLFARLRPKHYIPIDISADYLQAAVERLRLSYPDLEVTPVGQDFSQILALPAGVPPAQRLFFYPGSSIGNLNPDSALAMLKRIRAQCAGGGLLVGVDRVKPKQVLEPAYDDALHLTAAFNLNLLRHVNNVLDSDFDVADWRHVALFNSARSRVEMHLEALRAVRVSWPGGQREFREGERIHTENSYKFTPQAFSDLLQRAGFGDIAHWSDSRGWFSVFSARA; encoded by the coding sequence ATGGTTTCCCCTTCTGCAATGCTTGCCCCCGCGGCGCCGTCTTTCGTGGCGCACGAGGCCCAGGCCCCCCGTCCCGAACAGGCAGAGCTGCGCGACGGCTTGCTGGATGATCCGGCGCATATCGACCCCAAGTTTTTGTACGACGCGCTGGGTTCGTCGCTGTTCACGGCCATTACCCAACTGCCCGAGTACTACCCGACGCGCTGCGAAGCCGAGATTTTTCAGAATCACGCCCACGACATCGCACGCCACATCGGGCCGGTGCAGTCGATGATCGATCTGGGCGCGGGCGATTGCGTCAAGGCCGAGCGCCTGTTCGCGCGCTTACGCCCCAAGCACTACATCCCCATCGATATCTCGGCCGATTATCTTCAAGCCGCCGTGGAACGCCTGCGCTTGTCGTACCCCGACCTGGAAGTGACTCCGGTGGGCCAGGATTTCTCACAAATTCTTGCGTTGCCGGCGGGCGTTCCGCCTGCGCAGCGCCTGTTCTTCTACCCCGGCTCCAGCATCGGCAACCTGAATCCGGACAGTGCGCTTGCCATGCTCAAGCGCATCCGCGCGCAATGCGCCGGTGGCGGACTGCTGGTGGGGGTAGACCGGGTCAAGCCCAAGCAGGTGCTTGAGCCCGCTTATGACGATGCACTACACCTGACCGCGGCGTTCAATCTGAACTTGCTGCGGCACGTGAACAACGTGCTGGACAGCGATTTCGACGTGGCCGACTGGCGCCACGTCGCCCTGTTCAACAGCGCCCGGTCGCGCGTGGAAATGCATCTTGAAGCGCTACGCGCGGTGCGCGTGTCGTGGCCCGGGGGCCAGCGCGAATTTCGCGAAGGCGAACGCATCCATACCGAAAATTCCTACAAGTTCACGCCGCAAGCGTTCTCGGACCTGCTGCAACGCGCCGGCTTTGGCGACATTGCCCACTGGTCGGATTCGCGCGGCTGGTTCTCGGTTTTCAGCGCCCGTGCATGA
- a CDS encoding YqjD family protein has product MNRKHQRAEMALHRDRVNDSFRDLLSGTEDLLRSTASYTGSEIESARARLKSQLAEARHHAGDWEGAARERAYRAKAYADEYVHEHAWKSVGVAALVGALLGCLVASGRR; this is encoded by the coding sequence ATGAATCGAAAGCACCAACGCGCCGAGATGGCTCTGCACCGTGACCGGGTCAACGACAGCTTCCGCGATCTGCTCTCTGGAACCGAAGACCTCTTGCGTTCGACGGCTTCTTATACGGGCTCCGAGATTGAATCCGCCCGTGCTCGGCTGAAGTCGCAACTTGCCGAAGCGCGCCACCATGCGGGTGATTGGGAAGGCGCGGCACGCGAACGTGCTTATCGCGCCAAGGCCTACGCCGATGAATACGTGCACGAACATGCCTGGAAGTCGGTGGGCGTGGCGGCATTGGTAGGCGCCTTGCTGGGCTGCCTGGTGGCCAGCGGCCGGCGTTAA
- a CDS encoding phosphatidylserine/phosphatidylglycerophosphate/cardiolipin synthase family protein yields the protein MRPPPALGRVVRAPGAPSWLPGARRGAHALVLACAATLLAACARVPDADERQARKEQAGLSAEAARESYRRGQGIVADPNTPKDDFLARHLAVEQAVSGAPLSPGNQVKLLADGPTTYQAMLKSIAQARRYVHMETYIFEDDAEGARFAEALIAARNRGAEVSLMVDAVGTIKTPDALFQRLRDAGVQVAVFNPVNPVAARAGWSPNQRNHRKVLVVDGKVGYLGGINVSSVYESSPGAASGSTPGSGGKSSGGSGSGAGKEADAKPDDAKQDGPKAKGDAKAAPWRDTHLRIEGPAVAQLEQVIQAGWASQSDEPIKGGGTHVAPPTGSTTVRILANQPDRSDGYTVYLTLMSAFESAQKSIHITMAYFVPDPAFIDVLSAAARRGVDVVLVLPGFSDSSLVFNAGRSHYTDLLEAGVKLYERRDALLHAKTAVVDGVWSTVGSSNMDWRSFALNYEINAVVLGPEFAGEMEALFQRDVADSVPITPETWRQRGVDDRFMEFFSRMFERWL from the coding sequence ATGAGACCACCACCGGCCTTGGGCCGGGTAGTACGCGCGCCGGGCGCGCCTTCGTGGCTGCCCGGCGCGCGTCGTGGGGCGCACGCATTGGTGCTGGCGTGCGCGGCCACGCTGCTGGCGGCCTGCGCCCGCGTGCCGGACGCCGATGAACGCCAGGCCCGTAAAGAACAGGCGGGGCTGTCCGCCGAGGCCGCACGCGAAAGCTATCGGCGCGGGCAAGGCATTGTGGCCGACCCCAACACGCCGAAGGATGATTTCCTGGCGCGTCACCTGGCGGTCGAGCAAGCCGTCAGCGGCGCGCCTCTGTCGCCCGGCAATCAAGTCAAGTTGCTGGCCGACGGGCCCACGACCTATCAAGCGATGCTCAAATCCATTGCACAGGCGCGCCGCTATGTGCACATGGAGACCTATATTTTTGAAGACGACGCCGAAGGCGCGCGCTTTGCCGAGGCGCTTATCGCCGCGCGCAATCGCGGCGCCGAAGTGTCTTTGATGGTCGACGCGGTGGGCACCATCAAGACGCCCGACGCCCTGTTTCAACGCTTGCGCGACGCAGGCGTTCAGGTGGCGGTGTTCAACCCCGTCAACCCGGTCGCCGCGCGCGCGGGGTGGTCACCGAACCAGCGTAATCACCGCAAGGTGCTGGTGGTTGACGGCAAGGTCGGCTACCTGGGCGGCATCAATGTCAGCAGCGTTTATGAGTCGTCGCCGGGGGCGGCCTCGGGCTCGACCCCCGGGTCGGGTGGTAAATCCAGTGGCGGCTCGGGCAGCGGCGCGGGTAAAGAGGCTGATGCCAAGCCCGATGATGCAAAACAAGACGGCCCGAAGGCCAAGGGCGATGCCAAGGCCGCGCCATGGCGCGATACGCACTTGCGCATCGAAGGGCCGGCCGTGGCGCAGCTGGAACAGGTGATTCAGGCGGGCTGGGCGTCGCAATCGGATGAACCGATCAAGGGCGGCGGCACGCATGTCGCGCCGCCGACGGGGTCGACCACCGTGCGCATCCTGGCGAATCAACCCGATCGCAGCGACGGCTATACCGTCTATCTGACGCTGATGTCGGCATTTGAAAGCGCGCAGAAATCCATCCACATCACCATGGCGTACTTCGTGCCCGACCCGGCCTTTATCGACGTGTTGTCGGCCGCCGCGCGGCGCGGTGTCGATGTGGTGTTGGTGTTGCCCGGGTTCAGCGATTCGTCGCTGGTCTTTAACGCCGGCCGCTCGCATTACACCGATCTGCTGGAAGCCGGCGTCAAGCTCTACGAGCGCCGCGATGCCTTGTTGCATGCCAAGACGGCGGTGGTGGACGGCGTCTGGTCCACGGTGGGGTCCAGCAATATGGACTGGCGCAGTTTCGCGCTGAACTACGAGATCAACGCGGTCGTGCTGGGCCCGGAATTCGCCGGCGAAATGGAAGCGCTGTTCCAGCGCGACGTTGCCGATTCCGTGCCCATCACCCCGGAAACCTGGCGGCAGCGTGGGGTGGACGATCGGTTCATGGAGTTCTTTTCGCGGATGTTCGAACGCTGGCTGTAG